The proteins below come from a single Papaver somniferum cultivar HN1 chromosome 11, ASM357369v1, whole genome shotgun sequence genomic window:
- the LOC113320989 gene encoding probable WRKY transcription factor 41 isoform X2, with protein sequence MDENMDQKRLIIKEIIQARELVKELQAQLNPSSFSGQDLITRILCSVETFLSMLERVKMENQSWPESPLGYISGSPNSDLFHGGSRKRKGIVRWTEQVRASAQTGLEGPLDDGYDWRKYGQKDILGAKHPR encoded by the exons ATGGATGAGAACATGGATCAAAAGCGTTTGATTATTAAAGAGATAATTCAAGCAAGAGAGCTAGTAAAGGAACTTCAAGCTCAGCTCAACCCCTCTTCTTTCTCTGGTCAGGACTTGATAACGAGAATCTTATGTTCCGTTGAGACTTTTCTCTCGATGCTAGAACGAGTAAAGATGGAGAACCAATCTTGGCCGGAATCTCCCTTGGGTTATATAAGTGGAAGCCCCAATTCTGATCTCTTCCACGGCGGTTCACGAAAGAG GAAAGGGATTGTGAGATGGACGGAACAAGTGCGTGCTTCCGCACAAACGGGACTCGAAGGACCCCTAGACGATGGATACGACTGGAGGAAATATGGGCAGAAAGACATTCTTGGAGCTAAGCACCCTAGGTGA
- the LOC113320989 gene encoding probable WRKY transcription factor 53 isoform X1, which yields MDENMDQKRLIIKEIIQARELVKELQAQLNPSSFSGQDLITRILCSVETFLSMLERVKMENQSWPESPLGYISGSPNSDLFHGGSRKRKGIVRWTEQVRASAQTGLEGPLDDGYDWRKYGQKDILGAKHPRGYYKCSHRNGQGCLAMKQVQRSKLDSSIFNVTYIGKHSCIGTSELLSEQYSPIKQEHDQRHRPNYHQEQREDISFEETYINFQTSSVQVAKDKDKQFECFPSFSIYSTTSLQPNVGNSSETKDNHFFPPSVKPEIHSPRPSPTPSPSPTFINSPAASESNYKMNNIEVYNIGEDLLQTTADSHDAKDQMIISPTVSATSSANNSCSNLMDSSWEWDFPIDYSPPQF from the exons ATGGATGAGAACATGGATCAAAAGCGTTTGATTATTAAAGAGATAATTCAAGCAAGAGAGCTAGTAAAGGAACTTCAAGCTCAGCTCAACCCCTCTTCTTTCTCTGGTCAGGACTTGATAACGAGAATCTTATGTTCCGTTGAGACTTTTCTCTCGATGCTAGAACGAGTAAAGATGGAGAACCAATCTTGGCCGGAATCTCCCTTGGGTTATATAAGTGGAAGCCCCAATTCTGATCTCTTCCACGGCGGTTCACGAAAGAG GAAAGGGATTGTGAGATGGACGGAACAAGTGCGTGCTTCCGCACAAACGGGACTCGAAGGACCCCTAGACGATGGATACGACTGGAGGAAATATGGGCAGAAAGACATTCTTGGAGCTAAGCACCCTAG AGGTTATTATAAATGTAGTCATCGAAATGGTCAAGGTTGCTTAGCAATGAAACAGGTTCAACGATCCAAACTAGACTCATCCATCTTCAATGTTACTTATATTGGAAAACACAGTTGCATTGGAACATCAGAACTACTTTCAGAGCAATATTCACCAATTAAACAAGAGCATGATCAGCGTCATCGCCCAAATTATCATCAAGAGCAAAGGGAGGATATATCATTTGAAGAGACGTACATAAATTTCCAAACATCAAGTGTTCAGGttgcaaaagacaaagataaGCAATTTGAGTGTTTTCCTTCTTTTTCTATCTATTCTACTACTTCTCTGCAACCCAATGTTGGTAATTCCTCAGAGACTAAAGATAATCATTTCTTCCCTCCTTCAGTTAAACCTGAAATTCATTCTCCTAGACCTAGTCCTACTCCAAGTCCAAGTCCGACATTTATAAATTCTCCCGCTGCTTCAGAATCCAACTACAAAATGAACAATATTGAAGTTTACAATATTGGTGAAGATTTACTACAAACTACTGCTGATTCTCATGATGCTAAAGATCAAATGATTATTTCACCAACTGTTAGTGCAACTTCGTCCGCGAATAATAGTTGCTCGAATCTCATGGACTCTAGCTGGGAATGGGATTTCCCAATAGATTATAGTCCTCCACAATTCTAA
- the LOC113320862 gene encoding probable WRKY transcription factor 41, whose protein sequence is MDENTDKKPLIIKETVHAIELLKELQAQLNPSSISGHDLITKILCSVETSLSMLEQVKMEKESTPHSSKVHISTGSHLSDSNSDFIPGGSRKRAVVRWTEQVRASSETGLEGPLHDGYNWKKYGQKDIRGRKYPRGYFKCHYRRTQGCLAMKQVQRCELDSSNFNVTYIGKHNCSETSALLSEQYSTNKQEHDQRHWPNYHEEPGEDKSSDETYINF, encoded by the exons ATGGATGAGAACACAGATAAGAAGCCTTTGATTATAAAAGAGACAGTCCATGCAATAGAGCTACTAAAGGAACTTCAAGCTCAGCTTAATCCCTCCTCTATTTCTGGTCACGACTTGATTACCAAAATTTTATGCTCAGTTGAGACTTCTCTCTCGATGCTAGAACAAGTAAAGATGGAGAAGGAATCCACCCCGCATTCATCCAAGGTTCATATCAGTACCGGAAGCCACCTCAGCGATTCCAATTCCGATTTCATCCCAGGAGGTTCACGAAAAAG AGCGGTAGTAAGATGGACGGAACAAGTACGTGCTTCATCAGAAACAGGACTAGAAGGACCCCTACATGATGGATACAATTGGAAGAAATATGGGCAGAAAGATATTCGTGGAAGGAAGTACCCTAG AGGTTATTTCAAATGTCATTATCGAAGGACTCAAGGTTGTTTAgcaatgaaacaagttcaacgaTGCGAACTAGACTCGTCCAACTTCAACGTTACGTATATTGGAAAACACAACTGCAGTGAAACATCAGCACTACTTTCAGAGCAATATTCAACAAATAAACAAGAGCATGATCAGCGTCATTGGCCAAATTATCATGAAGAGCCAGGGGAGGATAAATCATCTGACGAGACATATATAAACTTTTAA